The nucleotide sequence CTGCTTGACCTCTTCGTCGACCGGGTCGGGCAGGTCGTTGGCCTTGGCGCCGTCGACCGGCGAATAGGCGAACGCGCCGACGCGGTCGAGCTGGGCTTCGTCGAGGAAGTCGAGCAGTTCTTCGAACTCGGCGTCGGTCTCGCCGGG is from Salifodinibacter halophilus and encodes:
- a CDS encoding radical SAM protein; this encodes KLMKRPGAVDKTLERIQRWRSIAPDIAIRSTFIVGFPGETDAEFEELLDFLDEAQLDRVGAFAYSPVDGAKANDLPDPVDEEVKQ